A genome region from Skermanella rosea includes the following:
- the dpdA gene encoding tRNA-guanine transglycosylase DpdA, producing the protein MKFIFADSLDLVDPRYDFKADRNGIGRKPYWDDVYPHELLATAPYDGMLVSRGIVESKYTESQAMRFRRSGARVFLRLDEPERARFDIFGDCGAFTYANEDVPPYTPDDMAEFYDDCGFTHGCSVDHIIFDYDLTLKGMEGGSAKAHERFEVTLTNAQKFLEATRHMSNRFTPMGVVQGWSPGSMAEAARRLATMGYNYLAIGGMAPLKADQIRSCLQAIREAIPLDTRIHILGFAKANDIKLFAPFKITSFDTSSPLIRAFKDAKQNYYLPNGDKGLSYYTALRIPQALENTKLLKHIKSGTFRSEDLSRLEAAALDSVRAYDKGQVTLDETLEAVLAYNAPFAVGQHFEEVRDSTTMRTLAKQYRVTLEEQPWRRCDCSICRSLSIEVMIFRAANRNRRRGIHNLGVYKSLIDNLPPSGEAS; encoded by the coding sequence ATGAAGTTCATTTTCGCCGACAGCCTGGACCTTGTGGATCCCCGATACGACTTCAAGGCGGATCGCAACGGGATCGGCCGCAAGCCCTACTGGGACGATGTCTACCCACACGAGCTTCTTGCTACGGCCCCCTACGACGGCATGCTGGTGTCACGGGGCATCGTGGAGTCGAAGTACACCGAGTCCCAAGCAATGCGGTTCCGGCGTTCCGGTGCACGGGTTTTTCTGCGTCTTGATGAACCCGAGCGAGCCCGGTTCGACATATTCGGGGATTGCGGCGCCTTCACCTACGCGAATGAGGATGTGCCTCCCTACACGCCGGATGACATGGCGGAGTTCTATGATGATTGCGGCTTTACCCACGGTTGCTCCGTTGATCATATCATCTTCGATTACGATCTAACCCTGAAGGGAATGGAGGGCGGTTCAGCGAAAGCCCACGAGCGGTTCGAGGTCACTCTCACCAATGCTCAAAAGTTCCTCGAAGCCACACGGCACATGAGCAATCGGTTCACCCCCATGGGTGTCGTGCAGGGCTGGTCTCCCGGCAGCATGGCCGAGGCCGCACGGCGCCTAGCGACGATGGGCTACAACTATCTTGCCATTGGTGGCATGGCGCCGTTGAAGGCGGATCAGATACGCAGTTGCCTGCAAGCGATCCGGGAAGCCATCCCGCTAGACACCCGCATACACATCCTCGGTTTCGCTAAGGCAAATGACATCAAGCTTTTCGCACCCTTCAAAATCACCAGCTTTGATACCAGCTCGCCGCTGATCCGGGCCTTCAAGGATGCCAAGCAGAACTATTACCTGCCCAACGGGGACAAAGGATTGAGCTACTACACCGCGCTCCGCATCCCGCAGGCGCTCGAGAACACGAAGCTTCTCAAGCACATCAAGTCCGGCACCTTTCGGTCGGAAGATCTCAGTCGATTGGAAGCCGCTGCCCTCGATAGCGTGCGCGCCTATGACAAGGGGCAGGTGACGCTCGATGAAACGCTGGAGGCGGTACTCGCCTACAATGCGCCGTTTGCGGTCGGACAGCACTTCGAGGAGGTGCGTGACAGCACCACCATGCGGACGCTGGCCAAGCAGTATCGCGTCACACTCGAAGAGCAACCCTGGAGGCGGTGCGACTGTAGCATCTGCCGGTCGTTGTCCATCGAAGTGATGATCTTCCGGGCCGCCAACAGAAATCGCCGGCGCGGTATCCATAACCTGGGTGTCTACAAATCCCTCATCGACAACCTGCCGCCATCCGGAGAAGCATCATGA
- the dbpB gene encoding DGQHR domain-containing protein DpdB: MLSTNDDAITVRALKTYQGKDIEIYSFFLYGSDIVRIADISRIARDEAETLKGFQRKEIKSHVNAIVEFLETGSVLFPNAIILALSPEVVFRQSRGPVPTGMLEIAQSGTLSIPIRPEGRRAAWIVDGQQRSLALARATNSRIPVPVVAFVSADLEMQREQFILVNKAKPLPTRLINELLPEVNALLPRDLAARKLPSELCNLLNRDPKSPFYHLIRRESETNEVETVITDTALLEAIKGNLRAPTGALSIYRGAQDSDADAMYRALVLFWSAVRQTFPEAWGKPPTESRLMHSAGIRAMGALMDPIMVRADSSPDGEREVRDSLARLAPHCCWVDGVWEGLGWRWNEVQSTSQHISKLTDHLVRLDRALSRPQR, translated from the coding sequence ATGTTGAGCACCAACGATGACGCGATCACGGTCCGAGCGCTAAAAACCTACCAGGGTAAAGACATCGAGATTTATTCATTTTTTCTATACGGCTCCGACATTGTAAGAATTGCCGATATCTCCCGTATTGCTCGTGATGAGGCGGAGACGCTGAAAGGCTTTCAGCGGAAAGAGATCAAGAGCCACGTCAATGCGATCGTGGAGTTTCTAGAAACCGGTTCCGTGTTGTTCCCCAACGCAATCATCCTGGCACTATCCCCGGAGGTGGTGTTCCGGCAGTCGAGAGGGCCTGTACCGACCGGCATGCTTGAGATCGCCCAGAGCGGCACCCTATCGATTCCGATCCGGCCGGAAGGACGCCGTGCCGCCTGGATCGTTGATGGTCAGCAGCGTTCCCTGGCTCTGGCTCGCGCGACCAACTCTAGGATACCGGTTCCCGTCGTGGCCTTCGTTTCCGCCGACCTGGAAATGCAACGCGAGCAGTTCATCCTGGTGAATAAGGCAAAGCCTCTACCGACGCGCCTCATCAACGAGTTGCTGCCAGAGGTCAATGCGCTGTTGCCGCGGGATCTCGCTGCGCGAAAATTGCCTAGTGAGTTGTGCAACCTGCTCAATCGAGATCCGAAGTCACCGTTCTACCACCTAATCCGGCGAGAGTCGGAGACCAATGAGGTGGAGACGGTCATCACGGATACCGCCTTGCTAGAAGCCATCAAGGGAAACCTTAGAGCCCCGACGGGAGCGCTCAGCATATACCGCGGAGCCCAGGACTCTGACGCTGACGCCATGTACCGCGCACTGGTCCTGTTCTGGTCAGCCGTCCGGCAGACTTTTCCCGAAGCCTGGGGAAAGCCACCGACGGAAAGCCGCCTCATGCACTCCGCCGGTATCCGGGCGATGGGAGCCTTGATGGACCCGATTATGGTCCGGGCTGACAGCAGTCCCGACGGGGAGAGGGAGGTGCGCGACTCGCTCGCTCGCCTGGCACCACACTGCTGCTGGGTCGATGGGGTGTGGGAAGGGTTGGGCTGGCGCTGGAACGAGGTGCAAAGCACTTCTCAGCATATCTCCAAGCTCACGGACCATCTGGTCCGTCTCGACCGAGCCTTGTCGAGGCCGCAGCGATGA
- a CDS encoding IS3 family transposase (programmed frameshift), with translation MTKQASPKYAPEIRERAVRMVFDHEGEHASQWAAISSIAAKIGCTAETLRGWVRQAERDQGKRPGPTTDEQERIKALEREVRELRQANEILRKASAYFCPGGARPPVQEMIAFIDEQRAVHGVEPICKVLPIAPSTYHAHAALRTDPSKAPARWRSDAELSVAIRRIWDGNFQVYGVRKVWRQLRREGLDVARCTVARLMRRMGLKGVTRGKTVRTTISDRAAPCPLDRVNRQFQASCPNALWVADFTFVATWQGFVYVAFVIDTFARRIVGWRVSRTAHAGFVLDALEQALHDRRPAKGSGLIHHSDRGSQYVSIRYTEHLAEAGVEPSVGSVGDSYDNALAETINGLYKTEVIRRRGPWRNLEAVEFATLEWVNWFNHRRLLEPIGNIPPAEAEARYYAQTEDGARAA, from the exons ATGACGAAACAGGCATCACCCAAGTACGCCCCTGAAATCCGCGAACGCGCGGTTCGGATGGTGTTCGATCACGAAGGCGAGCACGCGTCGCAGTGGGCGGCGATCAGCTCGATCGCGGCGAAGATCGGCTGCACGGCGGAGACGCTGCGGGGCTGGGTCCGGCAGGCCGAGCGCGACCAGGGGAAACGGCCCGGCCCGACGACGGACGAGCAGGAGCGGATCAAGGCGCTGGAGCGCGAGGTCCGGGAACTGCGCCAGGCGAACGAGATCCTTCGCAAGGCATCGGCGTATT TTTGCCCAGGCGGAGCTCGACCGCCCGTTCAGGAAATGATCGCCTTCATCGACGAGCAGCGCGCCGTCCACGGGGTCGAGCCGATCTGCAAAGTGCTGCCGATCGCCCCGTCAACTTATCACGCCCATGCCGCCCTGCGGACTGACCCGTCAAAGGCGCCGGCCCGCTGGCGAAGCGATGCGGAACTCAGCGTGGCTATCCGGCGGATCTGGGACGGGAACTTCCAGGTCTACGGGGTCAGGAAGGTCTGGCGGCAGTTGCGGCGGGAAGGCCTTGACGTGGCGCGTTGCACAGTGGCCCGGCTGATGCGGCGTATGGGGCTGAAGGGGGTGACACGCGGCAAGACGGTGCGGACGACGATCAGCGACCGGGCGGCACCGTGTCCGCTCGACCGGGTGAACCGCCAGTTCCAGGCGTCCTGCCCGAACGCCTTGTGGGTCGCGGATTTCACGTTTGTGGCGACATGGCAAGGCTTCGTTTACGTGGCCTTCGTCATCGACACGTTTGCCCGGCGGATTGTCGGCTGGCGGGTCTCGCGCACCGCACACGCCGGATTTGTCCTGGATGCCCTGGAGCAGGCGCTTCACGACCGCCGTCCGGCCAAAGGCAGCGGCCTCATCCACCATTCCGACCGCGGGTCGCAATATGTCAGCATTCGCTACACCGAGCACTTGGCCGAGGCCGGTGTCGAGCCGTCGGTCGGCAGCGTCGGCGATTCCTATGACAACGCCTTGGCCGAGACGATCAACGGCCTCTACAAGACCGAGGTGATCCGACGCCGAGGGCCATGGCGCAACTTGGAAGCCGTCGAGTTCGCCACCTTGGAATGGGTCAACTGGTTCAACCACCGGCGCCTGCTCGAACCCATCGGCAACATTCCACCCGCCGAGGCCGAAGCACGCTACTATGCTCAAACCGAGGACGGCGCCAGGGCGGCGTGA
- a CDS encoding transposase, which produces MRNALNSLAVSAPDWLHRLSPPEWLERYGRRFDDYRLPKGKDGRQAYAEQIGADGHALLDAIYAQETEAWLRQIPALEIMRQVWVQQFYRSEGDIHWRTEAEGVPPSALFIASPYDPEAHFAKKRSTSWVGYKVHLTESCEDNQPHLITHVETTAAPVADSDVLETIHDALAADDLLPAVHLTDTGYVDAKRLLSSRTRYDVDLLGPTRGDYHRRGRENKGFAAQDFTIDWERRQAICPAGQTSANWVPTQEPRGKPVIRVNFASSTCKACPHRLDCIDADGVRRTLTLQVPELQIALQAARHREKTAEFREQYGKRAGIEGTISQGVRAFDLRRSRYIGQAKTHLQHLLIAAAIDLGRIYCWLVGEPRAQTRQSAFTALMMPKAA; this is translated from the coding sequence ATGCGCAATGCTCTCAACAGCCTGGCCGTGAGTGCCCCCGATTGGTTGCATCGGCTCAGTCCACCGGAGTGGCTGGAGCGTTATGGCCGACGGTTCGACGACTACCGTCTGCCCAAGGGCAAGGACGGACGCCAAGCCTATGCCGAGCAGATCGGCGCCGATGGGCACGCGCTACTCGACGCCATCTACGCCCAGGAAACCGAGGCTTGGCTCCGGCAAATTCCGGCCCTTGAGATCATGCGGCAGGTCTGGGTCCAACAATTCTATCGGTCGGAAGGGGACATCCACTGGCGCACCGAAGCCGAGGGGGTGCCGCCGTCGGCCCTGTTCATCGCGTCGCCTTATGATCCCGAAGCGCATTTCGCCAAGAAACGCAGCACCTCCTGGGTCGGCTACAAGGTACATCTCACGGAAAGCTGCGAGGACAACCAGCCTCACCTGATCACCCACGTGGAAACCACTGCTGCTCCTGTGGCCGACAGTGATGTGCTGGAGACGATACACGATGCTTTGGCCGCCGACGATCTGTTGCCGGCCGTGCATCTGACCGATACCGGCTATGTCGATGCCAAACGCCTGCTGTCCAGCCGCACCCGGTACGACGTTGACCTGCTGGGACCGACGCGCGGCGATTATCACCGCCGAGGGCGCGAGAACAAAGGCTTCGCCGCGCAGGACTTCACCATCGATTGGGAGCGACGCCAGGCGATCTGCCCGGCCGGGCAGACCAGTGCCAACTGGGTCCCGACGCAGGAACCCAGGGGCAAACCGGTCATCCGGGTCAACTTCGCCAGTTCGACCTGCAAGGCCTGTCCCCACCGCCTCGACTGTATCGACGCCGATGGTGTCAGGCGCACATTGACCCTGCAGGTGCCGGAGCTTCAGATCGCCTTGCAGGCAGCCCGGCATCGGGAGAAAACGGCAGAGTTCCGCGAACAGTACGGCAAACGGGCCGGTATCGAAGGGACAATCTCACAAGGCGTCAGGGCTTTCGATCTGCGGCGCTCGCGTTATATCGGGCAGGCCAAGACGCATTTGCAGCATCTCCTGATCGCCGCCGCCATCGACCTGGGCCGCATCTATTGCTGGCTGGTCGGTGAACCGCGTGCTCAAACCCGCCAATCGGCATTTACCGCCCTCATGATGCCCAAAGCCGCATAG
- a CDS encoding IS3 family transposase, which translates to MIAHAHPTLSVRRQCQLLDVSRASVYRRPAPVSADDLRLMELIDRQYLARPFYGSRRMAAWLATQGFPVNRKRVQRLMRFMGLVAIYQRPNTSKAAPEHAKYPYLLGGLTIDRANQVWCSDVTYIPMAKGFIYLVAIMDWHSRAVLTPRTILQNPAAVIRIMPIG; encoded by the coding sequence ATGATCGCCCACGCGCATCCCACCTTGTCCGTGCGCCGCCAATGTCAGTTGCTGGACGTCAGCCGGGCGTCGGTTTATCGCCGCCCGGCTCCGGTCAGCGCCGACGATCTCCGGCTGATGGAGCTGATCGACCGCCAGTACCTGGCGCGGCCCTTCTACGGCTCGCGTCGCATGGCGGCGTGGCTGGCCACCCAGGGCTTCCCCGTCAACCGCAAGCGGGTTCAGCGCCTGATGCGGTTCATGGGACTGGTCGCCATCTACCAGCGCCCCAATACCAGCAAGGCGGCGCCCGAGCACGCCAAGTATCCCTACCTGCTCGGCGGCCTGACCATCGACCGGGCCAACCAGGTGTGGTGCAGCGACGTGACCTACATCCCGATGGCCAAGGGCTTCATCTACCTGGTGGCGATCATGGACTGGCACTCGCGGGCCGTGTTGACGCCCCGGACAATCTTGCAAAATCCGGCTGCTGTTATCAGGATCATGCCCATCGGGTAA
- a CDS encoding transposase, translating into MKQSRQKHSATFKAKVALAAIKGDRTVGELAGEYGVHPSQIHAWKKALLDGAAGVFESGSDRDDKISETQVGELYRQIGQLKVENDFLARRLGK; encoded by the coding sequence GTGAAGCAGTCACGGCAGAAACATAGCGCGACGTTCAAGGCGAAGGTGGCCTTGGCGGCGATCAAGGGCGACCGGACGGTCGGCGAACTGGCCGGCGAGTATGGTGTCCATCCCAGCCAGATCCATGCCTGGAAGAAGGCGCTGCTCGACGGCGCGGCCGGCGTGTTCGAGAGCGGCAGCGACCGCGATGACAAGATCAGCGAAACCCAGGTCGGCGAACTCTACCGCCAGATCGGCCAGCTGAAGGTCGAGAACGATTTTTTGGCCAGGAGGCTCGGCAAGTAG
- a CDS encoding IS256 family transposase encodes MEKTTSNDAAVPLLGDDWFDPLEAGVRQRIRSFIEAMLESELDAALNRGRYERAGPRQGHRHGHRDRQVLGTFGPTTVSVPRARLAGADGTTREWRNRTLPAYKRLTRQAEALIAGTYLAGTNTRRVRRALGALFGGAVGKDTVSRAWRKVQGDWEAWQKRDLSQDDIVRIILDGTVVKVRLDKRATGISVLVALGVRRDGQKVLLGLRNMGGESEAAWRAFLDDLVARKLATPDLLIIDGAPGLEAALSALWPDVPRQRCTVHKHRNLVAHAPKKLHEEISTDYTDMIYARTVKDVEARRKAFVRKWRLKCPAVAASLEEAGANLFTFLLYPPDQWKSIRTTNAIERLHEEFKRRIKTQCLLPCAETACMLFWALLASGQITLRRVDGWDTLHVAPADQPLDLAA; translated from the coding sequence ATGGAGAAGACTACATCCAACGACGCCGCGGTTCCATTGCTGGGCGACGACTGGTTCGATCCGTTGGAAGCCGGTGTGCGCCAGCGGATCCGCTCGTTCATCGAGGCGATGCTGGAGAGCGAGCTGGACGCGGCGCTGAACCGCGGGCGTTATGAGCGCGCCGGGCCACGCCAGGGGCATCGCCACGGCCATCGTGACCGACAGGTCCTCGGCACATTCGGCCCGACCACCGTGTCGGTTCCGCGCGCCCGGTTGGCCGGGGCCGACGGCACGACCCGGGAATGGCGCAACCGGACGCTGCCGGCCTACAAGCGACTGACCAGGCAGGCCGAGGCGCTGATCGCCGGGACCTACCTGGCGGGCACCAACACCCGCCGGGTCCGCCGCGCCCTGGGAGCGCTGTTCGGCGGGGCGGTCGGCAAGGACACCGTCAGCCGGGCCTGGCGCAAGGTCCAGGGCGACTGGGAAGCCTGGCAGAAGCGGGATCTGTCGCAGGACGACATCGTGCGCATCATACTGGATGGCACCGTGGTCAAGGTCCGGCTGGACAAACGGGCCACCGGCATCTCGGTGCTGGTGGCACTCGGTGTCCGGCGCGACGGCCAGAAGGTGCTTCTCGGCCTGCGCAATATGGGCGGCGAGAGCGAAGCCGCGTGGCGGGCCTTCCTGGATGATCTGGTCGCCCGCAAGCTCGCCACGCCGGACCTGCTGATCATCGACGGCGCCCCGGGCCTGGAGGCGGCCCTGAGCGCCCTCTGGCCGGACGTGCCGCGGCAACGCTGCACAGTCCACAAGCATAGGAATCTCGTGGCCCACGCGCCCAAGAAGCTGCACGAAGAGATCAGCACCGACTACACCGACATGATCTACGCCAGGACGGTGAAGGATGTCGAAGCCCGGCGGAAGGCGTTCGTGCGAAAGTGGCGGCTGAAGTGCCCAGCGGTCGCCGCCAGCCTTGAGGAGGCAGGTGCCAACCTGTTCACCTTCCTGCTCTACCCGCCCGACCAGTGGAAGTCGATCCGGACGACCAACGCCATCGAGCGGTTGCACGAGGAGTTCAAGCGCCGGATCAAGACGCAGTGCCTGCTGCCGTGTGCCGAGACCGCCTGCATGCTGTTCTGGGCCCTGCTCGCCAGCGGCCAGATCACCCTACGCCGCGTTGACGGTTGGGACACCCTGCACGTCGCTCCCGCCGACCAGCCGCTTGACCTCGCCGCCTGA
- a CDS encoding glycosyltransferase family 2 protein — MRFICLNALERRCAKQDKGRMLRETPASEAIELVSVRCEIIIPSYNRLNRLFQTVRFVCGLYPDIALRLAIQGEAPSGDFAIFIDQHERIKVSHRVQPGVVDALNAAIQETDAEVILLLDDDALPCPGWLEGHVSGLLSSPDVAYTCGREVNVVQGRTAVSEILRITAEMSLGLFVPRSRRIGGRIIGWTTSAGMVFANFCLPGRAVINAPMEGNFAIRVDDFQQMNGFDARFKGNAWGYGLELGYRFARMGRNGLYVGDAIILHYPHPSGGSRNRRGRKWFKDYVHNNSILVRTIGPIAWLGAIPRLIKRGLQAFARA, encoded by the coding sequence ATGCGTTTCATCTGCTTGAATGCATTGGAACGGCGTTGTGCGAAGCAAGACAAGGGTAGAATGTTGCGAGAAACACCGGCATCGGAAGCAATTGAGCTGGTTAGCGTACGCTGTGAAATCATCATACCAAGCTACAACCGTCTCAACCGTCTTTTCCAAACCGTGCGCTTCGTGTGTGGGCTCTATCCCGACATAGCACTCAGGCTAGCCATACAAGGAGAAGCTCCATCTGGCGACTTCGCGATATTCATCGACCAGCATGAGCGTATAAAGGTGAGCCATCGCGTCCAGCCAGGCGTGGTCGATGCTCTGAATGCGGCAATTCAGGAAACAGATGCTGAGGTTATCCTCCTGCTCGACGATGATGCGCTTCCCTGTCCTGGATGGCTTGAGGGGCACGTATCTGGGCTGCTGTCTTCTCCTGACGTTGCTTATACCTGCGGGCGCGAAGTAAATGTCGTGCAGGGGCGCACCGCGGTTTCCGAAATTTTGCGCATCACAGCCGAAATGTCCCTCGGCCTGTTCGTTCCGCGCTCGCGGCGGATCGGCGGCCGCATCATCGGCTGGACGACCTCGGCAGGGATGGTCTTCGCCAATTTCTGCCTTCCTGGACGCGCCGTCATCAACGCGCCAATGGAGGGCAACTTCGCTATACGCGTGGACGATTTCCAGCAGATGAACGGATTCGATGCGCGGTTTAAGGGCAATGCTTGGGGCTATGGTCTCGAACTTGGCTACCGTTTCGCGCGTATGGGGCGTAACGGGTTGTATGTGGGAGACGCAATTATCCTCCACTACCCCCATCCGAGCGGCGGATCGAGAAATCGCCGGGGACGGAAGTGGTTCAAGGATTATGTCCACAACAACAGTATTCTGGTTCGGACGATCGGCCCTATTGCTTGGTTGGGGGCGATACCGCGCCTCATCAAACGCGGTCTGCAAGCCTTCGCCCGTGCCTAA
- a CDS encoding glycoside hydrolase family 16 protein: MTPINRRGFLHIAAGGTLASILPSSGIAAAAPGILQLSAGAYQITFADEFSDATVRFPNAAWTTNVERWGGLRTLTGNNELQTYVDAAYAGTADQALGVDPFSIQNGILAIEAKSSTPAFKQFLGGRPYTSGLLASIHTQTYGYFEISARMPRGRGLWPAFWLVGVGDHGNSEIDIVEVLGHQTDVIYQTVHRPDGTRSSHTHSGTETTDGFHTYGLQWTPESIIWHIDGDQTYDVRNFCDVPMFMMVNLAVGGNWPGEPDASTPFPVRMEVDYVRAYQLLNRSLNQ; encoded by the coding sequence GTGACACCGATCAACCGCAGGGGGTTTCTCCACATAGCGGCAGGCGGCACTCTCGCATCTATTTTGCCCTCTTCCGGTATCGCCGCCGCGGCACCAGGTATCCTCCAGCTTTCTGCCGGGGCATATCAGATCACGTTCGCGGATGAATTTTCCGATGCAACGGTGAGGTTCCCAAACGCCGCCTGGACCACAAACGTTGAGCGTTGGGGAGGCCTGCGCACTCTGACCGGAAACAACGAACTTCAGACCTATGTGGATGCAGCGTATGCTGGGACGGCTGATCAAGCTCTCGGAGTCGATCCATTTTCGATCCAGAATGGCATCCTTGCCATCGAGGCGAAGTCTTCGACACCTGCCTTCAAGCAGTTCCTCGGAGGACGTCCGTACACCTCCGGCCTGCTTGCAAGCATCCACACGCAGACCTACGGCTATTTTGAGATATCAGCCCGCATGCCCCGTGGACGCGGGCTGTGGCCGGCATTCTGGCTTGTGGGCGTGGGCGATCACGGGAACTCCGAAATCGATATAGTTGAAGTACTCGGGCACCAAACAGATGTTATCTACCAGACAGTACATCGGCCCGATGGTACCCGCAGCAGCCACACTCACTCCGGAACAGAAACCACTGATGGATTCCACACCTATGGTCTGCAATGGACTCCGGAATCCATCATATGGCATATTGACGGCGATCAAACTTACGATGTCCGCAACTTTTGCGATGTTCCGATGTTTATGATGGTGAACCTCGCTGTGGGTGGAAACTGGCCGGGTGAGCCGGATGCTTCAACCCCGTTTCCCGTGCGCATGGAAGTTGATTACGTACGGGCCTATCAACTTCTCAATCGCTCACTCAACCAGTAG